The following are encoded in a window of Candidatus Fluviicola riflensis genomic DNA:
- a CDS encoding thioredoxin, which translates to MKQLLLSISILCLSGNLFAQDSLTIGQNAPEISLSDIDGTAFTLTSLKGKVVLIDFWASWCAPCMKEQPELKNLYEKFIDSVKADKFEIVGVSLDKDRENWKKGVKRFKTEWVHVSDLLFWKSPIAKDYKLEGLPYNVLIDENGVIIAINLHGNELENAIQNHFNKKEE; encoded by the coding sequence ATGAAGCAACTACTTCTCTCTATATCCATACTCTGTTTATCCGGGAATCTGTTTGCACAGGATTCTTTGACCATCGGGCAAAATGCTCCTGAAATTTCCTTATCTGATATTGATGGAACTGCATTTACATTGACCTCCCTGAAAGGAAAGGTTGTACTTATAGACTTTTGGGCATCATGGTGCGCACCATGTATGAAAGAACAACCTGAGCTTAAAAATTTGTATGAAAAGTTTATAGATAGTGTCAAGGCAGATAAGTTTGAGATCGTAGGCGTTTCACTTGACAAAGACAGGGAAAATTGGAAAAAAGGTGTTAAGCGATTCAAGACAGAATGGGTGCATGTAAGCGATCTTTTGTTTTGGAAAAGTCCCATTGCGAAAGATTATAAACTTGAAGGTCTTCCATACAATGTTTTAATTGATGAAAATGGAGTGATAATTGCCATTAATCTTCATGGGAATGAGTTGGAAAATGCTATCCAAAACCACTTCAATAAGAAAGAGGAATAA
- a CDS encoding ArsR family transcriptional regulator, with amino-acid sequence MNKREFKDTVYTELAKVVKAMANPIRLEIIDLLAQGPFSVEQIATNTGQSVANTSQHLQTLKNAKLVKISREGNFIHYSLTDENVFKAWSSLRELGFAYNAEIEKVIQDFRSGHNSGMDAVDAETLQEMLKNDEIVLLDVRPEEEYNRGHIHKAISTPIEKLEIYLKSLSKKKMVVAYCRGPLCVYADEAVALLKDKGYNAKRMDDGFPEWMLKGYQVEFSK; translated from the coding sequence ATGAACAAAAGGGAATTTAAAGACACCGTATATACAGAGTTGGCAAAGGTTGTCAAAGCAATGGCGAATCCAATACGGCTTGAAATCATTGATTTGCTGGCACAGGGTCCATTTTCGGTTGAACAAATTGCAACCAATACAGGACAATCCGTTGCAAATACATCTCAACATCTGCAAACACTGAAAAATGCCAAACTGGTAAAAATTTCAAGAGAAGGTAATTTTATTCATTATTCGCTTACGGATGAAAATGTATTTAAGGCATGGTCGAGTTTGAGAGAGCTGGGATTTGCCTATAATGCAGAAATCGAAAAGGTAATTCAAGATTTCAGAAGCGGACACAACAGTGGTATGGATGCTGTGGATGCGGAAACATTACAAGAGATGTTGAAGAATGACGAGATAGTGTTGCTTGATGTCAGACCAGAAGAAGAGTACAATCGAGGTCACATCCACAAAGCCATATCGACACCGATTGAAAAACTGGAGATCTATCTTAAAAGTCTATCAAAGAAAAAAATGGTGGTAGCCTATTGTCGGGGACCATTGTGTGTGTATGCTGATGAAGCAGTAGCCTTATTAAAAGATAAAGGGTACAACGCTAAAAGAATGGATGATGGGTTTCCCGAATGGATGTTGAAAGGTTATCAGGTAGAATTTTCCAAATAG
- a CDS encoding rhodanese, whose product MSLPEITVAELQKLFEVGTKINVLDIRPQEQRDEWKITDSIHENAYNGLINGDSTILDSVKLDKTIPVVTVCAGGKTSLIAAEILNKKGYKAYSLQGGMKAWNYAWSVAEVQDEKLKLIQIRRVAKGCISYIIGSDNEAIVVDAALDPEVYITLAKSNGWTIKYVMDTHIHADYISRTSELASVSGAAQVFLENADVDYPFTPLKNGELLTFGISTFKTIHTPGHTTESICYSVNGKYLLTGDTLFTEGVGRPDLKADKEQAILKANQLFDSLEIIKSLKDDTLILPAHSSQSIAFDKKIIGAELSELKESISLLKLPKEEFVEQTILRIPQTPPNYLQIASLNKSGNYNGINPADLEAGANRCAIS is encoded by the coding sequence ATGAGTTTGCCTGAAATAACAGTAGCAGAGCTTCAAAAATTGTTTGAAGTAGGCACGAAAATAAATGTCTTAGACATCCGTCCGCAAGAACAAAGAGACGAATGGAAGATAACCGATAGTATCCATGAAAATGCATACAACGGTTTGATAAACGGAGATTCCACTATTCTTGATTCAGTGAAATTGGATAAAACGATTCCTGTTGTAACAGTTTGTGCAGGCGGGAAAACAAGTTTGATTGCTGCGGAAATATTAAATAAAAAAGGTTATAAGGCTTATTCACTACAAGGGGGAATGAAGGCTTGGAACTATGCATGGAGTGTCGCAGAAGTTCAGGATGAAAAACTAAAATTAATACAAATAAGAAGAGTTGCAAAAGGCTGTATATCCTATATAATAGGATCAGATAATGAAGCAATTGTGGTGGATGCCGCATTAGATCCGGAAGTATATATAACCTTAGCGAAATCGAACGGATGGACGATCAAATATGTGATGGATACACACATTCATGCGGATTACATTTCACGAACAAGCGAGTTAGCATCAGTTAGTGGAGCGGCGCAGGTATTTCTTGAAAATGCTGATGTGGACTATCCTTTCACTCCGTTAAAGAATGGAGAATTACTCACATTCGGAATATCAACATTCAAAACTATTCATACGCCAGGTCACACGACTGAAAGCATTTGTTATTCTGTCAACGGTAAATACCTTTTGACAGGAGATACGCTATTTACCGAAGGGGTGGGGCGCCCCGATTTGAAAGCAGACAAAGAACAGGCAATACTAAAAGCAAATCAGTTATTTGATTCACTCGAAATAATTAAATCATTAAAAGATGATACCCTGATTCTTCCTGCACACTCATCACAATCGATTGCATTTGATAAAAAAATTATCGGTGCTGAATTAAGTGAACTTAAAGAGAGTATATCATTGCTGAAATTACCGAAAGAGGAGTTTGTAGAACAAACCATTCTTCGTATCCCGCAGACACCACCTAATTATTTACAAATAGCTTCTCTGAACAAATCGGGGAACTATAACGGGATCAATCCGGCAGATTTAGAAGCTGGGGCGAATAGATGTGCAATATCTTAA
- a CDS encoding MFS transporter: MMDVKLGLKENWQQFTLLVLVNMMVGGMVGLERTVVPLIGTEEFHIGSDIVIFSFIIAFGVVKAFTNLFSGILADKYSRKKVLIMGWLVGLPVPFLLGWGPSWNWILFANVLLGVSQGLAWSMTVNMKIDLVGPKRRGFAMGLNEAAGYGAVGLTALLTGYLASRYGLRPQPFYIGIAYTLVGLLLSVFVIRDTRKHAVLEAGNVIKTASGEIAHKPNLLWVFKETSFKNKNLFSISQAGLINNLNDGMSWGVFPLLFISMGVGLEGVGWIKAIYPVVWGVGQIITGPLADKIGRKPLIVWGMFVQVFGHIVIGLEFFDPLTSGIIGSVLLGLGTAMVYPALLAAVSDSAHPSWRASALGVYRFWRDIGYAVGALMAGIVGSIFGLMWAVHIAGLITLISGIIVWIRMTETKSNN; encoded by the coding sequence GTGATGGACGTAAAACTAGGTTTAAAAGAAAACTGGCAACAGTTTACCTTACTCGTACTCGTTAATATGATGGTAGGCGGTATGGTGGGGCTGGAAAGAACTGTTGTGCCGTTGATAGGAACAGAAGAGTTTCACATTGGTTCGGACATCGTTATTTTCTCTTTCATTATTGCTTTCGGGGTGGTAAAAGCGTTTACCAATCTTTTTTCAGGTATTCTAGCCGATAAATACTCGCGAAAAAAAGTATTGATAATGGGATGGCTTGTTGGTCTCCCTGTACCTTTTTTATTGGGGTGGGGGCCTTCATGGAATTGGATTTTATTTGCAAACGTACTTTTAGGAGTAAGTCAGGGACTAGCATGGTCAATGACGGTGAACATGAAGATTGACCTCGTTGGACCTAAAAGGCGGGGTTTTGCAATGGGATTGAATGAAGCCGCAGGATATGGGGCAGTTGGACTAACGGCATTACTTACGGGCTACTTGGCTTCTCGGTATGGGTTAAGACCTCAGCCTTTCTACATTGGAATTGCCTACACGTTGGTTGGATTATTACTATCTGTATTCGTCATACGAGACACCCGAAAACATGCTGTTTTAGAAGCGGGTAACGTTATAAAAACTGCTTCAGGAGAAATAGCGCACAAACCCAATTTGCTATGGGTATTCAAAGAAACATCGTTTAAAAACAAAAACCTGTTTTCTATTTCACAGGCAGGGTTGATTAATAATCTGAATGATGGCATGTCGTGGGGTGTATTTCCATTACTTTTTATTTCGATGGGAGTAGGCTTGGAGGGAGTTGGATGGATCAAGGCTATCTATCCGGTTGTGTGGGGTGTTGGACAAATTATTACCGGACCGTTAGCGGACAAGATCGGACGTAAGCCACTCATTGTATGGGGAATGTTTGTTCAGGTATTTGGTCATATTGTCATTGGTCTTGAGTTTTTCGACCCGCTCACATCAGGAATTATTGGTTCTGTTTTATTGGGATTAGGAACGGCAATGGTTTATCCAGCGTTATTAGCGGCGGTTAGTGATTCAGCACACCCTTCGTGGAGGGCTTCGGCTTTGGGTGTTTATCGTTTCTGGCGGGACATCGGATATGCTGTCGGAGCATTAATGGCTGGAATCGTTGGAAGTATCTTCGGGTTAATGTGGGCAGTACATATTGCAGGCTTGATCACGTTGATTTCCGGTATCATTGTTTGGATAAGAATGACCGAAACCAAATCAAATAATTAG
- a CDS encoding MFS transporter gives MKSNTRWNNVILLSISQALFQTSSFIGSTLSVLVGLQLAPNESLATLPVSVGSLGTALMMIPASLIIRKIGQRKGFMLGTLFGVLAGLLCFYGILFKSFSIFVVGTMLVGCYQGFSQYYRFAAADTVQETNKGKAISFVMAAGVVAAIIGPNLAKYTQHLGNTTFAYSFLSITLLSILALIVTSLLKLTHERTTHSVVDSEPARPLKIIIQKKHTVNALISSAVGYSVMVMVMTATPIAMHHCGHSSSSSATVIQWHLLGMFVPSFFTGILIKKIGVYNVILIGILVLCLHVVIALTGTDFMHFISGLIFLGVGWNFMYIGGSTLLTHVYYPAEKEKTQAFHDFLVFAVITGSSFLAGTLLKYWGWHGVNLAIIPLLLLALIKILIARTKKMAQ, from the coding sequence ATGAAAAGCAATACGAGGTGGAACAATGTTATCCTACTTTCAATTTCACAGGCACTTTTTCAAACGAGTTCCTTCATTGGTTCCACGTTGTCAGTGTTGGTGGGACTGCAACTTGCACCCAATGAAAGTTTAGCTACACTCCCTGTTTCGGTAGGCTCACTGGGTACTGCCTTAATGATGATTCCGGCTTCACTGATTATAAGAAAAATAGGACAGCGCAAAGGGTTTATGCTCGGTACACTGTTTGGTGTACTGGCGGGTCTGCTATGTTTTTATGGAATCCTGTTTAAATCATTTTCCATTTTCGTGGTTGGTACAATGTTGGTCGGATGCTATCAAGGTTTTTCTCAGTACTACCGTTTTGCAGCAGCCGATACCGTTCAGGAAACAAACAAGGGTAAGGCTATCTCATTTGTGATGGCGGCAGGCGTTGTCGCTGCGATCATTGGACCTAACCTCGCAAAATATACCCAGCATTTAGGAAACACCACATTTGCTTATTCTTTTTTGTCCATAACCTTATTGAGTATCTTGGCACTAATCGTAACATCGTTATTAAAACTTACCCATGAGCGTACAACTCACTCAGTGGTGGATAGTGAACCAGCGAGACCTTTAAAAATCATTATTCAAAAAAAACATACAGTCAACGCACTTATTTCTTCAGCCGTTGGATATTCTGTTATGGTAATGGTGATGACGGCAACCCCTATTGCTATGCACCATTGTGGTCATTCCTCGAGTTCCTCGGCAACAGTAATACAATGGCATCTGTTGGGTATGTTCGTTCCATCCTTTTTCACTGGTATCCTTATCAAGAAAATTGGTGTTTACAACGTAATTCTCATAGGAATACTGGTTTTATGCCTACACGTAGTAATAGCATTGACTGGAACCGACTTTATGCATTTTATTTCAGGTCTGATCTTTTTGGGTGTGGGATGGAATTTCATGTATATCGGCGGCTCTACCTTGCTTACTCATGTTTACTATCCAGCAGAGAAGGAAAAAACACAGGCATTTCATGATTTTCTTGTTTTTGCGGTGATAACTGGTTCTAGTTTTTTGGCAGGAACCTTACTCAAATATTGGGGCTGGCATGGGGTAAATCTTGCAATAATCCCATTACTCTTACTAGCCTTGATTAAAATATTGATAGCAAGGACGAAGAAAATGGCGCAATGA
- a CDS encoding transcriptional regulator, which translates to MGATKTDHFTAEQNQLASRMKALGHPARIAIMEYLIKVDTCICGDIVNELPLAQPTVSQHLKELKTAGLIKGSIEGTAICYCVDKEAISELQQYFANMALQLENKEKTCC; encoded by the coding sequence ATGGGCGCGACTAAAACAGATCATTTTACAGCAGAGCAAAACCAACTGGCAAGTAGGATGAAAGCCCTGGGACATCCGGCTCGTATCGCTATCATGGAATACCTGATTAAAGTAGACACTTGTATCTGCGGAGATATCGTGAATGAATTGCCGTTAGCTCAGCCAACAGTATCCCAGCATTTAAAAGAGTTAAAAACGGCAGGACTGATAAAAGGCAGCATTGAAGGAACGGCAATTTGTTATTGTGTAGACAAAGAAGCGATCTCCGAGTTGCAGCAATACTTTGCGAATATGGCCCTCCAATTAGAGAATAAAGAAAAAACGTGTTGTTAG
- a CDS encoding protein-tyrosine-phosphatase, producing MNTTIKNYIDELVWQFDLIPEERKAILQRISDYINEKQEQNKPINLVYICTHNSRRSHLGQIWAKAAAGYYSIDKVNTYSGGTEATAFNINAINALRRIGFTIRKTTDSENPVYHVYHNDGDEPSVCFSKTYDNAHNPGSAFAAIMTCSDAEENCPFIPGVELRVGTTYDDPKEFDNTPLQDEKYDERCRQIALETLYAFSLVN from the coding sequence ATGAATACAACAATCAAAAACTACATTGACGAATTAGTCTGGCAATTCGATCTGATTCCTGAGGAACGAAAAGCGATTCTGCAACGAATTTCAGACTATATCAACGAAAAACAAGAACAAAACAAGCCAATCAACCTGGTTTATATCTGTACCCACAACTCCCGAAGAAGCCATTTGGGACAAATTTGGGCAAAAGCAGCTGCTGGCTATTACAGCATCGACAAGGTAAATACTTATTCGGGCGGAACCGAAGCTACGGCATTTAATATCAACGCCATCAACGCATTGCGAAGAATCGGTTTTACCATCCGGAAAACAACTGATTCGGAAAATCCGGTTTACCACGTTTATCACAACGATGGCGATGAACCAAGTGTTTGTTTCTCAAAAACCTACGATAACGCTCATAATCCGGGTTCAGCATTTGCTGCGATCATGACGTGTAGTGATGCCGAAGAAAACTGTCCGTTTATTCCGGGAGTTGAACTTCGGGTTGGAACAACGTACGACGACCCCAAAGAATTCGACAACACACCGCTTCAAGATGAGAAATACGATGAAAGATGTCGTCAGATTGCGCTTGAAACACTGTATGCTTTTTCATTAGTAAACTAA
- the arsB gene encoding arsenical-resistance protein has product MSATNCAPAAERKRLSFLDRFLTGWIFLAMGTGIAIGYFIPSSGKFIHSFSSGTTNIPLAIGLILMMVPPLTKVEFSKIPKVMAKPKLLVVSFFITWIVGPFLMFSLAVLFLKDYPEYMTGLIIIGLAPCIAMVIVWNELAEGNRELVAGLVGINSLLQVFFFSLYAYFYLEIVLPLFGINALKIDITIAEIAKTVGIYLGIPFAIAVISRFVLIRLKGMEWFKTKYLPFISPITLIALLFTIVVMFSLKGEMIVQIPMDVVRVAIPLVIFFAIMFLLMFLVGKWAGADYADNAALSFTASGNNFELAIAVAIGVFGINSGEAFAGVIGPLVEVPALIIMVRIAFWLKKKLYGKA; this is encoded by the coding sequence ATGTCAGCAACTAACTGTGCTCCTGCAGCCGAGCGAAAGAGATTAAGTTTTTTAGATCGATTCTTAACCGGCTGGATTTTTCTAGCCATGGGAACCGGCATTGCGATTGGTTATTTTATTCCTTCCAGCGGAAAGTTCATCCATTCTTTTTCGAGCGGGACCACGAATATACCACTGGCCATCGGATTGATTTTAATGATGGTTCCACCATTGACGAAAGTGGAGTTTTCAAAAATTCCAAAAGTAATGGCGAAGCCCAAATTATTGGTGGTATCGTTTTTCATCACCTGGATTGTGGGGCCGTTTTTAATGTTCAGTTTGGCAGTCTTATTCCTCAAAGATTACCCCGAGTACATGACGGGCCTTATCATTATTGGATTAGCTCCGTGCATTGCCATGGTCATTGTTTGGAATGAATTGGCAGAAGGTAATCGGGAACTCGTGGCCGGATTAGTGGGTATAAACAGTTTATTGCAAGTCTTTTTCTTCAGTTTGTATGCTTATTTCTACCTGGAAATCGTATTGCCTTTGTTTGGAATCAATGCCTTAAAAATTGATATTACCATTGCTGAAATTGCCAAAACAGTTGGTATTTATCTTGGAATTCCTTTTGCAATTGCTGTTATCAGTCGTTTTGTACTGATCCGGTTGAAAGGAATGGAATGGTTCAAAACCAAATACTTACCCTTCATTTCTCCCATTACGTTGATTGCCTTATTGTTTACAATTGTTGTCATGTTTAGTTTGAAAGGTGAAATGATTGTTCAAATACCGATGGATGTGGTCCGTGTGGCGATTCCACTGGTGATTTTCTTTGCGATCATGTTCTTGTTGATGTTTTTGGTTGGAAAATGGGCCGGCGCAGATTATGCTGACAACGCTGCGCTTTCATTTACGGCATCAGGTAACAATTTCGAACTGGCAATTGCTGTCGCAATAGGCGTATTCGGGATTAATTCCGGAGAAGCCTTCGCCGGAGTTATCGGCCCGTTGGTGGAAGTTCCTGCCTTAATAATCATGGTACGCATAGCGTTTTGGCTGAAGAAGAAATTGTATGGCAAAGCATAA
- a CDS encoding haloacid dehalogenase, whose translation MENAFAKTLTGLTSEQVVLARQQFGMNKLMFKKTNRFFATLLRIIKEPMVILLLVAATIYFISGKTGDGAFLLAAILFQASISIYQYSRSKKALDKLKDFSKPACKVIRSGQLQEIKSEEVVIGDRLMVEEGGLIVADGEIIHSNDFSVNESILTGESLPVFKDKTMHDRTVYSGTTVASGLAIIIVTAIGNETRLGKIGKSIEHINEEKTPLELQISNFVRNMAIAGTLVFIVVWMIHYSNSHRLLTSLLQSLTLAMSILPEEIPVAFTTFMALGAWRLMKTGIVVKQMKTVETLGSATVICTDKTGTITENSMSLAKVLVFSNGKFSDVQEPLTAVEKELITLGMWSSEPIPFDSMEVALHNAYKRFCKIDERPAFRLVYEYPLSGKPPMMTHVFEDHHGNRIIAAKGALETMMKVAGLTATEQKEINEIVQAVSGSGYRVLGVCEATFLGSDFPVNQEEFPFRFKGVVAFYDPPKKNIQQTLEAFYAAGISVKIITGDNAETTAAIAKQINFQGHEKTISGDELMKLEGDALGDCVMNTSIFTRMFPEAKLKIIEALKSRKQVVAMTGDGVNDGPALKAAHIGIAMGRRGTEIAKDAASLILLEDDLSKMVDAVEMGRKIYTNLKKAIQYIISIHIPIILTVFVPLALGWVYPAIFSPVHIIFLEIIMGPTCSIVYENEPIEKNLMLQKPKEMSVTFFRWRELGLSIIQGLVITAGTLLVYQYAVHLGYNEELTRTMVFTDLVIANIFLTLVNRSFYYSLWTTLKYKNKMVAYIIAITVILLGLQLFLPPLTTFFGFESLTITQLLICILVGFVSVIWFELIKLMKRRKAYGKRH comes from the coding sequence ATGGAAAACGCTTTCGCGAAAACCCTTACCGGATTGACATCCGAGCAAGTCGTTCTGGCGAGACAGCAGTTCGGGATGAATAAACTGATGTTCAAAAAGACCAATCGTTTTTTTGCCACCCTTTTACGGATTATAAAAGAACCGATGGTGATTCTGCTGCTCGTAGCAGCTACCATTTACTTTATAAGCGGCAAAACAGGTGATGGAGCGTTTCTTTTGGCAGCCATCTTATTTCAGGCATCCATTTCGATCTATCAATACTCCAGGAGCAAAAAGGCGCTGGATAAGCTGAAAGACTTTTCAAAACCAGCCTGTAAGGTTATACGCAGCGGGCAGTTACAAGAAATTAAAAGTGAGGAGGTGGTTATTGGCGACCGGTTGATGGTGGAAGAAGGTGGTCTTATCGTTGCAGATGGAGAAATCATCCATTCCAATGACTTTTCGGTAAATGAATCCATTCTTACCGGGGAATCGTTGCCGGTCTTTAAAGACAAAACCATGCACGATCGCACCGTTTATAGCGGTACAACGGTTGCCAGCGGTTTAGCGATCATAATCGTTACAGCAATCGGTAACGAAACCCGTTTGGGAAAGATCGGGAAAAGTATTGAGCATATCAACGAGGAAAAAACGCCGCTGGAACTACAGATATCCAATTTTGTCAGGAACATGGCAATTGCCGGAACCCTGGTTTTTATCGTTGTCTGGATGATTCATTACAGCAACTCTCACCGCCTGTTGACAAGTCTGCTGCAGTCCCTGACCCTGGCGATGAGTATTTTACCCGAAGAGATTCCTGTAGCTTTTACCACGTTTATGGCGCTCGGTGCATGGCGACTGATGAAAACGGGGATCGTAGTAAAACAGATGAAAACCGTTGAAACATTGGGAAGCGCCACGGTCATTTGTACCGATAAAACGGGTACCATTACTGAAAACAGCATGAGCCTGGCTAAAGTACTCGTGTTTTCCAACGGGAAGTTTTCCGATGTACAAGAACCTTTAACCGCAGTAGAAAAGGAGTTGATTACTCTTGGCATGTGGTCAAGCGAACCCATTCCGTTTGATTCCATGGAAGTAGCGCTGCACAATGCCTATAAGCGTTTTTGTAAAATAGATGAACGCCCCGCTTTCAGGCTAGTTTATGAATACCCACTGAGCGGCAAACCGCCGATGATGACCCATGTTTTTGAAGATCATCACGGAAATAGAATTATAGCTGCCAAGGGCGCTTTGGAGACAATGATGAAAGTTGCCGGGCTTACTGCAACGGAGCAAAAAGAGATCAATGAAATCGTACAGGCAGTTTCCGGCAGTGGATACCGGGTTTTGGGTGTGTGTGAAGCTACCTTTTTAGGATCGGATTTCCCGGTCAACCAGGAAGAATTCCCCTTCAGGTTCAAAGGCGTGGTCGCGTTTTACGATCCGCCGAAGAAAAACATCCAACAGACACTCGAGGCATTTTATGCCGCCGGAATCTCCGTAAAAATAATTACGGGTGACAATGCAGAAACGACGGCTGCGATTGCCAAACAAATCAATTTCCAGGGACACGAAAAAACGATAAGTGGCGATGAGCTGATGAAGCTCGAAGGCGACGCGCTGGGCGATTGTGTCATGAATACCTCCATTTTCACCCGCATGTTCCCTGAGGCAAAGCTCAAGATCATCGAGGCCTTGAAATCAAGAAAGCAGGTAGTGGCAATGACAGGCGATGGCGTCAATGACGGCCCGGCATTGAAAGCAGCCCACATCGGCATTGCAATGGGAAGAAGAGGAACCGAAATAGCCAAAGATGCAGCATCACTGATTTTACTGGAAGACGATTTGTCTAAAATGGTGGATGCTGTTGAAATGGGGAGAAAGATCTATACCAACCTGAAAAAAGCAATTCAGTACATCATCTCCATTCACATTCCAATCATTTTAACCGTCTTTGTTCCGCTGGCCCTGGGATGGGTGTATCCTGCTATTTTCTCACCCGTCCACATCATTTTTTTAGAAATTATAATGGGGCCGACCTGCTCGATCGTGTATGAAAATGAGCCGATAGAAAAGAATCTTATGCTGCAAAAGCCGAAGGAGATGTCCGTAACTTTCTTTCGTTGGAGAGAGCTCGGTTTGAGCATCATTCAAGGATTGGTGATCACAGCAGGGACACTTTTGGTCTACCAATATGCCGTGCATTTGGGGTATAATGAGGAGCTTACGCGGACAATGGTTTTTACCGACCTCGTCATTGCAAACATCTTCCTGACATTGGTCAACCGCTCGTTTTATTATTCGTTGTGGACAACATTGAAGTATAAAAACAAGATGGTGGCTTACATAATTGCCATTACGGTTATCCTGCTGGGGCTACAGCTTTTTCTTCCGCCGCTGACAACCTTTTTCGGGTTTGAATCGCTGACAATTACTCAATTGTTGATTTGTATACTGGTTGGTTTCGTTTCGGTGATCTGGTTTGAACTTATAAAGCTGATGAAGAGAAGAAAGGCGTATGGAAAACGACATTAA
- a CDS encoding hydroxyacid dehydrogenase produces the protein MKTMIYSYHGFDKPYFETVGHNELQLSFTDQVLSVETASLSKGCKAVSLFSNDDASAPVLEQLYRNGVRFIALRSAGYNHVNLNSAKQLGIRVARVPAYSPFSVAEHAVALMLALNRKLILSNSRVMERNFSLDGLTGFDMNGKTVGIIGTGKIGSTAARILHGFGCRLLAFDIVENEIKQRYQVEYTNPETLYRESDIITLHLPLNEQTHYFIDRTAIDHMKSGVMLINTSRGGLVNTDEVIRSLKSEHIGYFGMDVYEKEQGLFFEDHSGDILQDDTIARLMTFPNVLITGHQAFLTDTALSNMCKTTLYNLDCFAKGLPSGNELT, from the coding sequence ATGAAAACAATGATTTACAGTTACCACGGGTTTGACAAACCCTACTTCGAAACGGTCGGCCACAATGAGCTACAGCTGTCATTCACAGATCAGGTACTTTCTGTCGAAACTGCTTCGCTGAGTAAAGGTTGCAAGGCGGTCAGCTTGTTCTCAAATGATGATGCTTCCGCACCGGTGCTTGAGCAGCTCTATCGAAACGGAGTACGCTTCATTGCGTTGCGCTCTGCGGGATATAATCACGTTAACCTCAACAGCGCAAAGCAGTTGGGCATCCGTGTAGCGCGTGTACCGGCCTATTCTCCGTTCTCAGTAGCTGAACATGCCGTGGCGCTGATGTTGGCATTGAACCGGAAACTGATCCTGTCAAACAGCCGTGTCATGGAGCGAAACTTTTCGCTGGACGGACTTACCGGATTTGATATGAACGGAAAAACTGTCGGGATTATTGGTACCGGAAAGATCGGTTCAACGGCCGCACGCATCCTGCATGGATTTGGTTGTCGCCTGCTGGCTTTTGATATCGTGGAAAACGAGATCAAACAACGTTACCAGGTAGAATATACAAATCCTGAAACACTGTATCGCGAGTCCGACATTATTACACTGCATTTACCACTTAATGAACAAACACATTACTTCATCGACCGTACTGCGATTGACCATATGAAGTCCGGTGTAATGCTGATCAATACATCGCGTGGCGGCCTGGTAAACACAGATGAGGTGATTCGCTCTCTCAAAAGCGAACATATCGGTTATTTTGGAATGGATGTCTATGAAAAGGAACAAGGATTATTCTTTGAGGATCATTCGGGAGATATTTTGCAGGATGATACAATCGCGAGGCTTATGACATTCCCGAATGTGCTGATCACCGGCCATCAGGCATTTCTGACCGATACCGCTTTGAGCAATATGTGCAAAACAACCCTCTACAACCTGGATTGTTTTGCAAAGGGACTTCCTTCCGGAAACGAACTCACCTAA